In Mycolicibacterium alvei, a single window of DNA contains:
- a CDS encoding alkyl sulfatase dimerization domain-containing protein produces the protein MNSYRPAYLSRPGADDIVGAGAPADEVGPGIWLSQGLSNSFMLTTDAGRIVLNTGMGFEGPVHRANYDAIDPAPIRYVILTQGHVDHVGGLDTVADSDSEIVAQANWETWRRDNDLLAEFRARNSAFAWVGKVMDTIERNTQRFGPPPPQSVPTPTMVVDDELVIELGGRRLELYATPGGETTDSLVVWLPEEGVCLCGNVFGALFGHIPNLVTVRGDRYRDALTVVESIDRVRALGAETLLTGHFGPIVGKERIEWELTRLRDAVMSIHDQTVEGMNAGKDVHTLMREVVLPPELEVGQGYGMVRWNVRAIWENYAGWFHHRSTGELYTEGPDRTEADLLELAGAAPVLNRARALVEAGEPVRAIQLAEIVNRADPDNKAAKQVLITAHEDLLSASTNFWEAAWLREQIKELS, from the coding sequence GTGAACAGTTATCGACCCGCGTACTTAAGCCGTCCAGGGGCCGACGACATCGTGGGTGCGGGTGCACCGGCCGACGAAGTAGGCCCTGGCATTTGGCTCTCTCAGGGTCTTTCGAACTCGTTCATGTTGACGACCGATGCCGGCCGGATCGTGCTGAACACGGGGATGGGTTTCGAGGGGCCGGTGCACCGTGCCAACTATGACGCCATCGACCCTGCGCCGATCCGCTACGTCATCCTGACCCAAGGCCATGTCGACCACGTTGGTGGCCTCGACACCGTCGCTGACTCCGATAGCGAGATCGTCGCCCAGGCCAACTGGGAAACGTGGCGGCGAGACAACGACCTGTTGGCGGAGTTCCGGGCCCGAAACTCGGCGTTCGCATGGGTCGGCAAGGTGATGGACACGATCGAGCGCAACACGCAGCGATTCGGCCCGCCGCCACCGCAGAGTGTTCCGACCCCGACGATGGTGGTCGATGACGAACTCGTCATCGAACTTGGCGGGCGCCGGTTGGAGCTTTACGCCACGCCCGGTGGTGAGACCACCGACAGCCTGGTGGTCTGGTTGCCGGAAGAAGGTGTCTGCCTGTGCGGCAATGTCTTCGGCGCGCTGTTTGGTCACATTCCGAACCTGGTGACGGTGCGTGGGGACCGCTATCGAGACGCGCTGACGGTAGTGGAGTCCATCGACCGGGTCCGCGCGCTCGGCGCGGAGACGTTGCTCACCGGTCACTTCGGGCCGATCGTCGGCAAGGAGCGGATCGAATGGGAGCTGACCCGACTACGCGATGCCGTGATGTCCATTCACGACCAGACGGTGGAAGGGATGAATGCCGGAAAGGATGTTCACACCCTGATGCGTGAGGTGGTGCTGCCGCCCGAACTGGAAGTCGGCCAGGGCTATGGCATGGTGCGCTGGAATGTGCGAGCCATCTGGGAGAACTATGCGGGCTGGTTCCACCATCGCTCGACGGGCGAACTCTATACCGAGGGTCCGGACCGAACCGAGGCGGATCTGCTCGAACTCGCCGGCGCAGCACCGGTTCTCAACCGGGCGCGGGCTCTGGTAGAGGCCGGTGAACCGGTGCGGGCCATCCAGTTGGCCGAGATTGTGAACCGAGCCGACCCCGACAACAAGGCGGCCAAACAGGTGTTGATCACCGCACACGAAGATCTGCTGTCAGCCAGCACCAATTTCTGGGAAGCCGCCTGGCTGCGCGAACAAATTAAGGAATTGTCATGA
- a CDS encoding SDR family NAD(P)-dependent oxidoreductase: protein MTNRVQFDFTGANALVTGGTSGIGHATASLLRDSGADVTITGTKGGPQDYDVDLSGLEYRQLALTDSDGIAALADSFSDLDILINNAGANFPGGLDESTPEGFALSVEVNLLAPFKLTERLHGALMASKAPGGASVVMLASMAAIRSVPVVPGYGSAKAGVLALTRNLAVKWAADGIRVNAVVPGVTATRMTAPMDYVPEVKQEQVDHIPLGRFATPEEIASPILYLCSGNASYSTGSALVVDGGYSVL, encoded by the coding sequence ATGACCAACCGTGTGCAGTTCGACTTCACCGGTGCGAACGCGCTGGTCACCGGCGGCACGAGTGGCATCGGCCACGCGACCGCATCGCTTCTTCGCGACAGCGGAGCGGATGTCACGATCACCGGTACCAAAGGAGGGCCGCAGGATTACGACGTCGATCTGTCGGGACTGGAGTATCGGCAGTTGGCGCTGACCGATTCAGACGGCATTGCGGCGCTGGCTGACTCGTTCTCCGATTTGGACATTCTCATCAACAACGCCGGGGCCAATTTTCCGGGCGGGCTCGACGAATCCACCCCGGAGGGGTTCGCGTTGTCGGTGGAGGTCAACCTGCTCGCCCCGTTCAAGCTGACCGAACGGTTGCACGGTGCGCTGATGGCGTCGAAGGCTCCCGGCGGCGCGAGCGTGGTCATGCTCGCATCCATGGCGGCAATCCGATCCGTGCCGGTGGTGCCCGGGTACGGATCGGCGAAGGCGGGAGTGCTCGCGCTCACCCGAAACCTGGCCGTGAAATGGGCCGCCGATGGTATCCGAGTCAACGCCGTCGTCCCCGGCGTCACTGCCACCCGCATGACCGCACCGATGGACTACGTGCCGGAGGTCAAGCAGGAACAGGTTGACCACATTCCGCTCGGACGGTTCGCCACGCCGGAGGAGATCGCCAGTCCCATCCTCTACCTGTGCAGTGGCAATGCCTCCTACAGCACCGGA
- a CDS encoding sulfotransferase family protein: protein MQREVLVQLENLSVDLDPATLIAEAVAKTGLEDFGATDFHPRLRAYAGAVDADSGNTNLNRLILRNRIVRLLSQRLLLTDLLRRYPEIHGIEIERPIIVVGLPRSGTTHLVNLIASDIRRRALPYWESQEPFPMHGEGPDVNGVDPRFARSVSEHESAMAMTPLVQNMHDRFPQAIEEEVEILDLDFASYVLEWHGRVPQWRDYYLALDQDRHYGYLRTVLKALTFLRGPRQWVLKSPQHCEQLGPLTRTFPDATVAFTHRDPVAVIQSAVTMLAYGDRMRRKEIDPEGLVDYWIDRIERLLRACVRDRDLVGPDRSVDIGFHQLNGNEMPILETLYGHNGTALTEAARAAFRRYLDDNPRGKHGRMRYDLQRHFGRTPDEVRSRFGFYFDRFDVQEEA from the coding sequence ATGCAACGAGAGGTTCTCGTACAGCTGGAGAACCTGTCGGTGGACCTCGATCCAGCCACTCTGATCGCTGAGGCGGTAGCGAAGACGGGGTTGGAAGACTTCGGGGCCACCGATTTTCATCCACGGCTCCGCGCGTACGCCGGGGCTGTCGATGCCGACAGCGGCAACACGAATCTCAACCGCCTCATCCTGCGAAACCGAATTGTTCGGTTGCTCTCGCAACGGCTGCTGTTGACAGATCTGCTGCGTCGCTACCCCGAGATCCACGGCATCGAGATCGAACGACCGATCATCGTCGTCGGTCTACCGCGCTCGGGGACAACGCATCTGGTCAATCTCATTGCGTCCGATATCAGGCGGCGTGCGTTGCCGTACTGGGAGAGTCAGGAACCCTTCCCCATGCACGGTGAAGGTCCTGACGTCAACGGAGTGGACCCGCGGTTCGCGCGCAGTGTCTCCGAGCACGAGTCGGCCATGGCCATGACTCCATTGGTGCAGAACATGCACGACCGATTTCCACAGGCGATCGAGGAAGAAGTCGAGATCCTCGATCTCGATTTCGCGAGCTATGTGCTGGAGTGGCATGGGCGGGTGCCGCAATGGCGGGACTACTACCTCGCGTTGGACCAGGACCGGCATTATGGCTATCTACGCACGGTTCTCAAGGCCCTGACATTCTTACGGGGTCCACGCCAGTGGGTGCTGAAGTCGCCGCAACACTGCGAGCAACTGGGGCCGCTGACACGAACATTTCCAGACGCCACCGTCGCATTCACCCACCGAGATCCGGTCGCAGTCATCCAATCAGCAGTCACGATGTTGGCGTATGGAGACCGGATGCGACGCAAGGAGATAGACCCAGAGGGCCTCGTGGACTACTGGATTGACCGGATCGAGAGGTTGCTGCGCGCGTGTGTGCGCGATCGGGATCTGGTTGGTCCCGACCGAAGCGTGGATATTGGCTTTCACCAGCTCAATGGAAACGAGATGCCGATTCTCGAGACGTTGTACGGCCACAACGGCACCGCCCTGACCGAAGCGGCCCGAGCGGCATTTCGCCGCTACCTCGACGACAATCCGCGAGGCAAACACGGCCGAATGCGGTATGACCTCCAACGCCACTTCGGCCGGACACCGGACGAAGTCCGGTCACGCTTCGGGTTCTACTTCGACCGATTCGATGTCCAGGAGGAAGCGTGA